The Papaver somniferum cultivar HN1 chromosome 6, ASM357369v1, whole genome shotgun sequence genome segment ACGAATACAAGCTTTTATTCTCACAACCTCGAAACACAGAACACGAAAAGTACTATCAATTCTCTAATGCAAGAACATTTCTGCTGTTAGTGATAAGGTAAAAATGGGAAACTAATGAATAATGTAGTTCCCATGTATTCTCTCACCCATCCAAACATATTAAATTCTAGTGGAAAAATAGTAAAGATGACAACTATCTCAAACATGCAAAGATTGAAAGCTTACTTACTTCTTTATCTTTGCATTTCCAGAGGTATCAATCCCGAATGTATCTTCTGGCATCATCACAAAAAGAGGGACTTTCTTACGCTTCGAAGACTCCAATATTATAAACCTGGATTTCTCTTGGTAAGCCATGCTGCAGATATGAGAATCGAATAGaagggaataataataataataaaaaaaggaaagaaagaagtagaacaaaaaagaaagaaaagacccTTAAGAGACGAATAAGATTTTCGATATTAACACAAGAAACTGTTAAAGAACCCAACTGGTTACTATAATAGTTGTTTCCTTCATTGTGATCAATCCCCATTGTGTTTCAACGCCTGATAGTGATAACTTATTGAAGATACTACTCTTACAGACCTAATATACCATAAACACTCCAAATTACAGCGAATTTCTACATTGAAGAAAGTCATACATTTCTCAAGCTACCAAGGTATTAATAACAACCCTAACAAGAATTTCTGATCATTTTCCTTTATATTCAACCTTTAATTTACTGGTATATCCCTGCAATTCAGTTGCAAGAATTTATCTAATCCTATCAACTCAATTATTTAGCTTAGTCAATTAGTAAAATTCATAAAACGAAATTcctaacaaaacaatcaatattctctGAATCATTTCATTTCAAGACTCTACAATATCATTTCATCAACATGCAACCACATAAATTTATCCCAagaaatttgaaaataaaaaatttataaatGAAACCTAAATTGAAACTTAAAAGAAGTCAAATACATACCTTTTAAAAGCTCGATTAGGAGAAACATTATTCCGGATATAAAATCCCTTCTTGAATGAAGAACAAGTAATAGTGGAAACATTTCTAAAATTGCTTTGTATTGTTGTTCTCTTCTGAAAACAGTATAAACTGAAAGTGTTATTACTACTATTATTACAACTACTATTTACCAAACATTTTTCCGCCATTTATTCTTCAATATCTGATCTAATTTTAGATCAGATCAATCAAAaaccagaatttttttattttttttgttgaagaaatGGAAAAGCAGAAAGACCTTTTTCTTATTAGTAGCAGCAGTAAATAGAATATCCTTAGCTTCTCCaggaattacaaaaataacactaaTAGTCCGCTTATGACTTTACTGCGCAATCATTTTAGCGGTTGATAAAAAAATCTACACTGCAAAAATCTAACATTGACGGCATGGATTCTGAGAATACGTCGACTTAGAAAAATCCTTGTTGAATCTGAATCACAAGAGTTATACACATTTGTGGTTCAATTTGCAGGAGTTTGGGTCATCAACACTTTTTAGTAAGAAATAATAGGAGGGCCGCCCAATCGTCTAATTTGATCACATTTATGTAGTTCAGTAAAACAAATTAATCAAAAGATGGACGATGAGAATGCTATTTTGGAATGTGACGCGGCACTACATTGTTTTAGGATAAGTGAAATGGAAATCATACGATTCAACCTAGGAAGATATGGATATTTTTGGTTTGCCACGTGGCTCAACATAAATCTTAATCTTAGGAACACGTGATGCTACGGAGTCCACACTTTTACGCAGACTTTTTAACGTTTTCCCGGAGTGGAGTTTTGAAATGAGCAAAAATCGCAAGTGTTGAAACAGAATCTAATTCAGAAtgaaattaaaagaaagaaaTTAATATAACGAAGTGAATATAATTAGATTCGAATCAGTAGAGATAGATTATGTTCACTACGTAGGAATGAATAAAGAACTTCTAAAAGCTAACAGACAAAAATTAAACtaggaaacaaaaagaaaagcaaCATAGCCGTGGTTAAATCAGTGACAATGCGCAGTTTGTTTAAAGAACCAATGCGGCCAAAATACTCCCGATGACTAGTCCACCGGCAGCGTTGAATTTAGAGTTTGAAATTGCCCCATTTTCACTAGGACTCTCTGCAGTATCAGGAGCCAAAGTCGATGAAGGGCCGGCACTTAGTGGAGTCATTGGCATTGAAGAATCTGGAGACAAAGATGGTGCAGCCGATGTTGGTATTGTCACGGGTGAATCTGCGGGTGTTGCTGCAGTCGCTGGTACCGCTGCAATTGCAGGAACTTCGGCTGCCGGTGGTGATGATTTGGGTGCAGGTGATGGTGGAGATGAAACAGGAGCCACGGGAGTCGGTGGTGGAGTAACAGCGGATGGTGCAGGAGAGATCTTACGTGGGGGTGAAACAACAGGAGGTGATGAAGTTGGGGCTTTTGATGGAGATGGTAGTGGAGTTACAGGAGATTTTGCTTGTGGTGGTGGTGCTGTTGTTGAAGATTGCGGTGGTGGAGGTGTTGCTGTTGATGAgtgcggtggtggtggtgtcgTTGCTGGTGATGGTTTTGGGGATGACGCTGGTGATTGTGCAAATGCAGAGTCCAACACGCACAATGCTAACAAAATAATGAAAACTGATCGATTCATGATGAGTTACTAAAAGTTGTGATGATTAACTAATGATGGTGCAGTGTTACTATTGTGATTGCAAATGAACGATGGATTTAGAGAAAGTGTGATTCTAGAGAGAGAAAGTGTGAAAACTACTTTTTAGAAGTGAAGAGATGAAATTACGAAATGAAAATAATGAGAGAAAAGACGGGTATAAATAAAGAGACGGGTTTAGATTTCAAAATCGGTCGACGGCTTATAACCCTTAAGGAGTTATAACCCATCACAAAAAACACATCCAAACAAAAgggatacaaaaaccccaaatattaTAAACTGTATAAACTATCTTTTTAGTATTTAAATcatcccaacaaaaacaaaaatcaaccccacttttAAATAtactatcaccaccaccaacaacaaaccACCAGCAACAGCGCCATCGCCGACCACCACCGTCGTCACCCACCACCGCGGCCGCTGCCGTCAACCCGCCGCCGCTGCCACCACTGCCGCCAAATAACATTgcaccaccgccgccaaccaccaccgccgaccgccgccgccaaccaccaccgtcgACCACCTCCGCcgtcgcccaccaccaccaccgccgacaaCCGTCGCCGTCGCCACCtctgaccaccaccgccgcctccGATAACCGCCACCGTTTCCGACTACCGCCGCCACCGATACTGAGCAATTGCATCACCACTGCTACCAGTCAGCACCACCGCCAACACCCGCCGCACCgccaccagcaccacgaccgcccaccaccacccaaaaaattagatgaaaccaattttggtttcatcataaatacgatgaatttggtttcatcttggtttcgtgagaattCACCTGCAAGAAGAAttataagaggtattatacatgttcatggatagaaatacatcgttgaaatacgatgaaaccgattttggtttcatcataaataagatgaaaccataattggtttcatcacaCTAACAGCTGCCATTTCAGTTCCTGCAACTTCATTTTCTCTCGGCAATAGCGGCATCTCCCTTCAGTTCAGGTGCAAATGTGCACTATTGCTCCATATCCTCTTCAATCCATTGCCACCAACAAACCAACTTCTATGTCTTCTAGGTGCAACATCCGCAACCGCAATCTTCCATTCTCTTCAGCACGAACTCATCAGCACCATCAGTTCTTACCTGCAACACCTTCATTACATTGCAGAGTCTTGCTGCGTTACAGCAGCTCGGTAACAACAATACTGCTTCCTTGATGCTCATACACCATCAAAAATTCCACCAGCATCATATTAGCTTCCCTGCCTTGCTCTTTTGTTTACAATTCCACCAGCACACGACCTTGTTTTCTTCTTTCATGGCTCAGTATTGTACTCAAAATCTCAATTGCAAGCAACCCCAACACATCACCATCTTTATCTAGTTATCATGACCACAACCACCTGTAACACGGCTAGCTCAGTCACCACCAATGCTGCAACTGCACAATCCTGCACTTGAGCTAACACCACCTGCACCAGTCACTGCACATGCATCTactcccttgttgatccttccgtTAATCAGCTGAACCCAAATCAAACCATCCATCTTGCATCTCAGCTCAGAGAGCTCTTAACTCTTCCCATGTCCAGCTCTTTCACTGAGTTTCACTAATCTGTAGCGGAAACCCTCGTTTCTCCTTATACTCTGGCCTGAACAGTATGCGACAAAACCCCAATCACAGACCAATGCTGTAACTGCCATTATCACTGCTTACAACATAAGCTTCTCTGCAAATTCAGCTCAACTTCTTGCACATTCTCTACAACAACAGTATATCACCAGCTTCATTCCTTCTCTACATTGCAGCAACGCCAACTCATTCAGCTGACCTGCAATCACTGCCATCACCTGAACCTCTTTCCCTGCATTTCACTTCTgttgcaacaacagcagcagcactgccTCTCATACTTTCCTGTAACTTCTGCTGCACTTCTTTATGCCTTCTCCAGCAAATTCTGTCCTTCCTCGGCTTCCGAGATCAGCCTAAAACCACTTCCTGCAACCCTTTCATTTAAGCAACAACAACTGCTCCTATCATACTCCATTTCCTTCCATCTGCGAGTTGGTATTCAACACCACAGACCCAATCAACCACATCAGCAACCTGAACTCTTTGAGTCAAACACACCTCATATCAACAGAATAAACAACCAACACTCCATAGATCAACAGATTGCCCATAACTAGTGGATCCAAGCAAAAGTTCAGGAGGCCGATACCATAAAGTAACAACTCGACTAGTTAATGGTTGAATGTGCCTGACACTAACAAAATTTGCCAGGCCAAAATCAGCTATCTTCAGAGCTCCATCATCACTAACAAGAAGGTTGGATCCCTTGATATCTTTGTGCATTATACCTCTTGAATGACAGTGTTCAAGGCAAGATAGTAGTTGATGCATATAACATTTAACCTACACAACATGAACAAATCAAACCCTTTAACATTGGTAATTCCCGAA includes the following:
- the LOC113290994 gene encoding probable serine/threonine-protein kinase At1g54610; translated protein: MILRKLVGLITSRLSTSVYLVFEYTEHDIVGLSSCPDIKFSESQVKCYMHQLLSCLEHCHSRGIMHKDIKGSNLLVSDDGALKIADFGLANFVSVRHIQPLTSRVVTLWYRPPELLLGSTSYGQSVDLWSVADVVDWVCGVEYQLADGRKWSMIGAVVVA
- the LOC113290993 gene encoding glycine-rich cell wall structural protein 1-like; this encodes MTSPPAALNLEFEIAPFSLGLSAVSGAKVDEGPALSGVIGIEESGDKDGAADVGIVTGESAGVAAVAGTAAIAGTSAAGGDDLGAGDGGDETGATGVGGGVTADGAGEILRGGETTGGDEVGAFDGDGSGVTGDFACGGGAVVEDCGGGGVAVDECGGGGVVAGDGFGDDAGDCANAESNTHNANKIMKTDRFMMSY